From Columba livia isolate bColLiv1 breed racing homer chromosome 7, bColLiv1.pat.W.v2, whole genome shotgun sequence, one genomic window encodes:
- the ACKR3 gene encoding atypical chemokine receptor 3 gives MSALDLASILDFLETANLSEINWTCNNGDCITVDATTCPGTLNKSALLYTLSFFYIFIFVIGLVANSVVVWVNLQAKMTGYETHLYIFNLAIADLCVVITLPVWVVSLIQHNQWHMGEITCKITHLIFSINLYGSIFFLACMSVDRYLSVAYFTNSSNRKKKIIRRCICILVWLLAFSASLPDTYYLKTVSSNNETYCRPVYPEESFKEWLIGMELISVVLGFLIPFPVIAVFYFLLAKTISASSDQERKSNGKIIFSYVVVFLVCWLPYHIAVLLDIFYSLHFIPFSCQMENFLYATLHITQCFSLVHCCVNPILYSFINRNYRYELMKAFIFKYSAKTGLTKLIDASRVSEAEYSALEQNAK, from the coding sequence ATGAGCGCACTTGATTTGGCTTCCATCCTTGATTTTCTGGAAACGGCCAACTTATCGGAGATCAACTGGACGTGCAACAACGGTGACTGCATCACAGTGGATGCAACAACATGTCCTGGCACGCTCAACAAAAGCGCTCTACTCTACACCCTGTCctttttctacattttcatCTTTGTCATAGGGCTGGTGGCCAACTCGGTCGTGGTGTGGGTCAACCTCCAAGCCAAAATGACTGGCTACGAAACCCACCTCTACATCTTTAACTTGGCTATTGCCGACCTGTGCGTCGTCATCACCCTTCCAGTGTGGGTTGTCTCCCTCATCCAGCATAACCAGTGGCACATGGGAGAAATCACATGCAAGATAACTCACCTTATATTTTCCATCAACTTGTACGGCAGCATCTTCTTCCTGGCATGCATGAGTGTGGACCGCTACCTCTCCGTTGCCTATTTCACCAATTCCAGCAATCGCAAGAAGAAGATAATCCGTCGCTGCATCTGCATCTTAGTGTGGCTGCTTGCCTTCTCTGCATCACTCCCAGACACTTATTATCTCAAGACTGTTTCCTCCAACAACGAAACCTATTGCCGTCCTGTCTACCCAGAGGAGAGCTTCAAAGAGTGGTTGATTGGCATGGAACTCATCTCCGTTGTGCTGGGCTTTCTTATCCCTTTTCCCGTCATTGCTGTCTTCTATTTCCTCCTTGCAAAGACCATCTCCGCTTCTAGTGACCAAGAGAGGAAGAGCAATGGGAAGATCATTTTCTCCTACGTTGTTGTGTTTCTCGTCTGCTGGCTGCCCTACCACATAGCTGTCCTGCTTGACATCTTCTATAGCCTTCATTTCATACCTTTCAGTTGTCAGATGGAAAACTTCTTGTACGCCACTCTTCACATCACTCAGTGTTTCTCTCTAGTCCATTGCTGCGTCAACCCCATCCTGTACAGCTTCATTAACCGCAACTACAGATACGAGCTTATGAAAGCCTTTATTTTCAAGTACTCTGCCAAAACTGGTCTCACTAAACTTATCGATGCTTCCAGAGTGTCAGAAGCAGAATACTCTGCTCTGGAGCAAAATGCCAAATGA